One genomic window of Pungitius pungitius chromosome 11, fPunPun2.1, whole genome shotgun sequence includes the following:
- the akirin1 gene encoding akirin-1, which produces MACGATLKRSMEFEALLSPQSPKRRRCNPLPGTPGTPSPQRCNLRPPVDSPAHSMSPPAMGGEHRLTPEQIFQNLRQEYSRIQRRRQLEGAFNQTEACSSSDSPSPSSSINAPSSPPGASRKDQPSFTLKQVSYLCERLLKDHEEKIREEYEQILNTKLAEQYESFVKFTQDQIMRRYGARPASYVS; this is translated from the exons ATGGCTTGTGGGGCAACATTAAAGCGGTCGATGGAGTTTGAGGCCCTCCTCAGTCCCCAGTCTCCCAAGCGTAGACGGTGCAATCCACTACCGGGGACTCCTGGCACTCCGTCCCCGCAAAGATGCAACCTCCGTCCCCCGGTCGACAGCCCCGCGCACTCGATGTCTCCTCCGGCTATGGGAGGCGAACACAGGCTCACACCAG AGCAGATCTTCCAGAACCTCCGTCAGGAGTACAGCCGGATCCAGAGGCGGCGGCAGCTGGAGGGGGCCTTCAACCAGACCGAGGCCTGTAGCTCCAGTGACTCCCCCAGCCCCAGTTCCTCCATCAACGCTCCCAGCTCCCCCCCAG GTGCCTCGAGGAAGGACCAGCCCTCGTTTACGCTGAAGCAGGTGAGCTACCTGTGCGAGCGGCTGCTTAAAGACCACGAGGAGAAGATCCGGGAGGAGTACGAACAGATTCTCAACACAAAACTCGCAG aGCAATATGAATCTTTTGTGAAATTCACACAAGACCAGATCATGCGAAGATACGGAGCCCGGCCGGCTAGTT ATGTCTCTTGA
- the cnr2 gene encoding cannabinoid receptor 2: MEQWEVQTSLGPTEAKENPSSPIVNSSCENLECYMVLTWAEQTAIGSICFLAGPVTFLENALVLAVIAATASLRRRPSYLFIASLALADVFASCFFTTSFLDFHLFRRSDGPTAYLFKLGGVTMAFSSSVGSLLLTALDRYLCIQQASSYKVLLTRRRAALGLLVLWSATALVSFLPLVGWRCPTGLTPPCSRLFPYINRGYLALWTSFALVLLALILCAYALILWKAHRHELTMTGLQGAAGTGQARMRMDIRLARTFGLILIILVGCWLPALSFMLADVSVLLTRAQRRAFAFCSTLCLVNSAVNPLLYALRCRELKVALLQLLRRLRDIGRCRRSTEASALGLPSTGDNNFTAITEDEVPGNRASHLDSVSEMVPSQQPGCRKLEEMKE, from the exons ATGGAGCAATGGGAGGTTCAAACTTCTTTGGGACCAACAGAAGCCAAAGAGAACCCCTCGTCACCGATtg TCAACAGTTCCTGTGAGAACCTGGAATGCTACATGGTTCTCACCTGGGCGGAGCAGACGGCCATCGGCTCCATCTGCTTCCTGGCGGGTCCCGTCACCTTCCTGGAAAACGCCCTGGTGCTGGCCGTGATCGCTGCGACGGCCTCCCTGCGCCGGCGGCCCTCGTACCTGTTCATCGCCAGCCTCGCTCTGGCCGACGTCTTCGCCAGCTGCTTCTTCACCACCAGCTTCCTGGACTTCCACCTGTTCCGCCGCAGCGACGGCCCCACCGCCTACCTCTTCAAACTGGGCGGCGTCACCATGGCCTTCAGCAGCTCGGTGGGCAGTTTGCTGCTGACCGCTCTGGACCGCTACCTCTGCATCCAGCAGGCCTCCAGCTACAAGGTGCTGCTGACCCGCCGGAGAGCCGCGCTCGGCCTGCTGGTGCTCTGGAGCGCCACCGCACTCGTGTCCTTCTTGCCGCTGGTTGGCTGGAGGTGTCCCACGGGGCTGACTCCGCCCTGCTCGCGCCTGTTCCCCTACATCAACCGGGGCTACCTGGCCTTGTGGACCAGCTTCGCGCTGGTGCTCCTGGCCCTCATTCTGTGCGCTTACGCCCTCATCCTGTGGAAGGCCCACCGCCACGAGTTGACTATGACCGGCCTCCAGGGAGCAGCGGGGACAGGCCAGGCCCGCATGAGGATGGACATCCGCCTGGCCCGCACCTTCGGCCTCATCCTGATCATCCTGGTGGGCTGCTGGCTTCCCGCGCTCTCCTTCATGTTGGCCGACGTCTCCGTGCTCCTGACCCGCGCCCAGCGGCGGGCGTTCGCCTTCTGCAGCACCCTGTGCCTGGTCAACTCTGCAGTCAACCCGCTGCTGTACGCCCTGCGCTGTCGAGAGCTGAAGGTCGcgctcctgcagctgctgcggaGGCTGCGGGACATTGGGAGGTGTAGGAGATCGACAGAGGCTTCGGCCCTCGGGTTACCCTCCACGGGAGACAACAACTTTACCGCCATCACGGAGGACGAGGTGCCCGGGAACAGAGCGTCGCATCTCGACTCGGTTTCAGAGATGGTGCCTAGTCAGCAGCCGGGCTGCAGAAAAttagaggaaatgaaagagtag
- the pnrc2 gene encoding proline-rich nuclear receptor coactivator 2, whose amino-acid sequence MGGGERYNIPVSLPERPLPKKNQLGRAKQRGRDQSGAAASAGGASGLHHLGHRRGDKVAAYHRSQEARQAASAEKGASVRFAGNYDHNWEGAVSHLNTLLATQGSPSYAGPKFSEPPSPSVLPKPPSHWVSFPMGPCDHREMMAFQLKSLLKVQA is encoded by the coding sequence ATGGGAGGCGGAGAGAGATACAACATTCCAGTTTCCCTCCCCGAGCGCCCTTTGCCCAAGAAGAACCAACTGGGCCGGGCGAAGCAGAGGGGCCGCGACcagagcggcgcggcggcgTCTGCGGGAGGGGCGAGCGGCCTCCATCACCTCGGCCACCGCCGCGGCGACAAGGTCGCGGCCTACCACAGGTCGCAGGAGGCGCGGCAGGCCGCGTCCGCAGAGAAGGGCGCCTCGGTCCGCTTTGCCGGCAACTACGATCACAACTGGGAAGGCGCGGTGTCTCACCTGAACACGCTGCTGGCCACGCAGGGGAGCCCCAGCTACGCCGGGCCGAAGTTCAGCGAGCCACCCTCCCCCAGCGTGTTGCCTAAGCCCCCCAGCCACTGGGTGTCCTTCCCCATGGGGCCCTGTGACCACCGGGAGATGATGGCCTTCCAGCTCAAGAGCCTCCTCAAAGTACAGGCCTGA
- the srsf10a gene encoding serine/arginine-rich splicing factor 10, which yields MARYLRPPNTSLFVRNIADDSRPEDLRREFGRYGPIVDVYIPLDFYTRRARGFAYIQFEDVRDAEDALHNLDHKWVCGRQIEIQFAQGDRKTPNQMKTKEHNSPRSSSRHDDERDGRRRRSRSRSHERRRSRSPSYERRPRRSESPRESRSYSRHRRSRSPENEKYRGPPRDHHQHHHRAHREPGPRSHSASRSPSPSSRPPPKGKKSQSRSHTPGEEYQPNTGPPKQPVGRSPSRSFSRSPSRSRSRSRSWAGRKSGGH from the exons atggcgAGGTACCTGAGGCCGCCTAACACGTCTCTCTTCGTTAGAAACATCGCCGACGACTCCAG GCCAGAGGATTTACGACGTGAGTTTGGTCGTTATGGGCCTATAGTAGACGTCTACATTCCGCTTGACTTCTATACACGACGGGCCAGAGGATTTGCTTACATTCA GTTTGAAGATGTGCGCGACGCGGAGGACGCTCTTCACAACCTGGACCATAAATGGGTTTGCGGGCGTCAGATCGAGATCCAGTTCGCCCAGGGGGACCGAAAGA CTCCTAACCAGATGAAGACCAAGGAGCACAATTCCCCGCGCAGTTCCTCCCGTCACGACGACGAGCGGGACGGCCGCCGCAGACGCTCCAGGAGCCGCAGCCACGAGCGCCGCAGGTCACGCAGCCCCTCCTACGAGCGCCGGCCGCGGCGGTCCGAAAGCCCCAGaga GTCTAGGTCCTACAGTCGACACAGACGGAGCAGGAGCCCCGAAAACGAGAA GTACAGAGGTCCTCCTCGggaccaccaccagcaccaccacagGGCCCACCGCGAGCCGGGCCCTCGGAGCCACTCGGCGTCCCGCTCCCCttcgccctcctccaggcccccGCCCAAAGGTAAAAAGAGCCAGTCCAGGTCCCACACCCCCGGGGAGGAGTACCAGCCCAACACGGGTCCCCCGAAGCAGCCCGTGGGACGATCCCCGTCCCGCTCCTTCTCCAGGTCCCCGTCCCGCTCGCGCTCCAGGTCCAGGTCTTGGGCCGGACGAAAGTCCGGGGGCCACTGA
- the fabp10a gene encoding fatty acid-binding protein 10-A, liver basic: protein MDFNGTWQVYSQENYEEFLRVMELPEEVIKMAKDIKPITEIKQKGNDFVVTSKTPGKTVTNSFTVGKEADITTMDGKKLKCVVNLEGGKLVCNTGKFCHIQELKGGEMVETLTMGSTTLIRRSKKM, encoded by the exons ATGGACTTCAATGGAACATGGCAGGTCTACTCCCAGGAGAACTACGAGGAGTTCCTCAGGGTCATGG AACTTCCAGAAGAGGTCATCAAGATGGCCAAAGACATCAAGCCCATTACGGAGATCAAGCAGAAGGGAAACGACTTTGTCGTCACCTCTAAGACACCTGGGAAGACTGTGACCAACAGCTTCACCGTCGGAAAGGAGGCCGACATCACCACCATGGACGGCAAGAAGCTCAAG TGCGTTGTCAATCTGGAGGGCGGCAAACTGGTCTGCAACACCGGCAAGTTCTGCCACATCCAGGAGCTCAAGGGAGGAGAGATGGTTGAG ACCTTGACCATGGGCTCAACGACTCTTATCAGGAGGAGCAAGAAGATGTAA